Proteins encoded together in one Cardiocondyla obscurior isolate alpha-2009 linkage group LG07, Cobs3.1, whole genome shotgun sequence window:
- the LOC139104354 gene encoding ciliary microtubule inner protein 2B, translating into TTIVNFEAVARFFRYTGHCPQYRFSCGETYAKATHRLLLDPTIDHAKTHVLANRAGDHEVNDSRGYALRQLSKYLTDYRIGFAPGSKDGFEERYTVCVIEGLADAERQLRGKMISDCLGTIGAQYEQIESQNLKKQLFFLQQNYKKRHVVRYREMANTCPDPPLFIQSTDIYHKNIKMIPNYLGYIPGRKFRQV; encoded by the exons ACAACGATAGTGAATTTCGAGGCAGTCGCTCGGTTTTTCAGATACACCGGTCACTGTCCGCAGTACCGATTCAGCTGCGGTGAAACGTACGCAAAGGCCACGCACAGACTGCTGCTCGATCCTACGATTGACCATGCGAAAACGCACGTCCTGGCAAACCGCGCGGGCGATCACGAGGTGAACGATTCGCGGGGCTATGCCTTGCGGCAGCTTAGTAAAT ATTTAACTGATTATCGGATAGGTTTCGCACCGGGATCGAAAGACGGATTCGAGGAAAGGTACACGGTGTGCGTGATCGAAGGTCTTGCCGACGCAGAACGACAATTGCGAGGCAAAATGATTTCGGATTGCTTGGGAACGATCGGCGCCCAATACGAACAAATCGAGTCGCAGaacttaaaaaaacaattg TTTTTCTTAcagcaaaattataaaaaacgaCACGTCGTAAGATATAGAGAAATGGCTAACACTTGTCCTGATCCGCCGTTATTTATTCAGTCCACTGACATCTaccataaaaatattaaaatgatacCAAACTATCTAGGATATATTCCCGGAAGAAAGTTCAGGCaggtttaa